The following proteins are encoded in a genomic region of Magallana gigas chromosome 1, xbMagGiga1.1, whole genome shotgun sequence:
- the LOC105322916 gene encoding receptor-type tyrosine-protein phosphatase alpha, producing the protein MFFRWLCLGWLAFTGAYENMALNRQTYQLNPYRDEDTFDASNAVDGLKSDLGGLNGQCVLSANTQRIATWWVNLTSVMSIHHITIYYRTDNVNWDSNNGYTARFLGFSVYVSNTTDRLQGTLCYKDDNFTRDTIPAVFNTTCPVHGQYVIYYNERLTGVTYPTGYSDYAHNELCEVEVYGCNTTGYYGSNCSIPCPDVNCQYCHIETGTCQGCKPGYQGHQCELVCMNRTYGDGCKYGCGYCSNSTQCHHITGKCLDGCEPGYQSDLCNQTCQSKTYGVDCNETCGQCRDGNQCFHINGTCLTGCDAGYQGDLCKTLCPHGFYGEDCADQCNDKCSGCNNVDGRCDRGCYPGWKGDYCQQPCDGKLYGENCTMPCGQCIDAEQCHHTNGTCFNGCDEGYQGDKCIEECADGTFGYNCEETCGTNCYSCNKTTGVCDFGCKPGWRGQYCEMECIAGYFGENCSSTCGHCLNSNNNSTCHPVNGSCSEGCEPGYREPTCTKQCEKGTYGMKCSKTCGHCSAGTICSPLNGTCLTGCSSGYLGDLCDKACEYGTFGENCREKCNNTCVGCNNVNGLCETGCTSGWTGDYCQNAIKVGPTTEDVPVSLVIGPIIVVLVIGISILVIFMVLKRRRTQKTSRDKSVIDPREGDKPEFENIEMTIGTNRGNNKSQPGVLKAETNTNEKMENIQDAGADIYANEDTIKDIRLDELESVIADKQQNDNEGFKLEYRALPSGETRQCDVGKKPENKTRNRFKTTFPYDHSRVILTMQHEGASDYINANYIDGPDRPKQYIAAQGPKKNTVVDFWRMIWQEEVTSVIMLTNLKEGDKIKCTQYWPDVNRLSDYGPVSVKLIGEKEYAFYIERILSVRYKELQKIRVVTQYHYTSWPDHGVPEPLCLLIFHHHVISRTTNDKKVPIVVHCSAGVGRTGTYIALDALYHIGKQAGKVNVAYFVKNMRGNRMTMVQTIEQYIMLYLALKKSFEAPIEIKSLSDFCSMTERAMKDIPANQNPIKEEFQQLLKVRPNYTDADYKMAKEGLQNIQIDTVLPLDKYSLYLSSSVPNRGNFINAINVSSYTNPKRFIVTKYPRRDDAVDFLRLLNDHESLTVVCMDPVYEIDSVQSWLPDISASKVVPPFTVHCQSISETEITRHVILIIHNDGETHSVTVISPSTRLTSVDTSQLRRLVSEVLNSSAKNPITVVSSDGAILCGVFIAVHNAVQQIQLDDGVDVFTAVRQLQVRRPELCSTFEEYNMVHKTVTDHIQSTSESIYSNQ; encoded by the exons AAAATATGGCTCTTAACAGACAAACATACCAGCTTAACCCATATAGAGATGAGGACACATTCGACGCCAGTAATGCTGTTGACGGCCTAAAATCAGATTTAGGGGGCTTAAACGGCCAATGTGTCCTGTCAGCTAATACACAACGTATAGCCACCTGGTGGGTGAATCTAACTAGTGTAATGAGCATCCATCACATTACCATATATTACAGAACGGACAATGTAAATTGGG ATTCAAACAATGGCTACACAGCAAGATTTTTAGGATTTTCCGTGTACGTCTCCAATACAACAGACAGACTACAGGGAACACTGTGTTACAAGGACGACAACTTTACACGGGACACCATACCTGCTGTCTTCAACACCACCTGTCCTGTACATGGACAGtacgtcatctactacaacgaGAGACTAACAGGAGTTACCTACCCTACAGGCTACTCTGATTATGCCCACAATGAACTCTGTGAAGTAGAAGTTTATG GTTGCAACACAACTGGATATTATGGATCAAACTGTTCTATTCCCTGCCCAGACGTCAACTGTCAGTACTGTCACATAGAAACGGGCACCTGTCAGGGTTGTAAACCTGGCTACCAGGGTCACCAGTGTGAATTAG TATGCATGAACAGAACATACGGAGATGGGTGCAAATATGGTTGCGGATATTGCTCAAATTCCACACAGTGTCACCATATCACTGGGAAATGTTTGGATGGGTGTGAACCAGGATATCAGTCTGATCTGTGTAACCAAA CGTGCCAATCTAAAACATATGGAGTTGACTGTAATGAAACCTGTGGCCAATGTCGTGATGGTAACCAGTGTTTCCACATCAATGGGACATGCTTGACTGGATGCGATGCTGGTTATCAAGGGGATTTGTGTAAAACAT TATGCCCTCATGGATTTTATGGAGAAGACTGTGCAGATCAATGTAATGACAAATGTTCAGGATGTAACAATGTAGATGGTCGGTGTGACAGGGGATGTTATCCAGGATGGAAGGGAGACTACTGTCAACAAC caTGTGATGGTAAATTGTATGGAGAAAATTGCACAATGCCTTGTGGACAATGCATTGACGCAGAGCAGTGTCATCACACCAACGGGACCTGTTTTAATGGTTGCGACGAAGGTTACCAGGGCGATAAGTGCATTGAAG aatgcGCAGATGGTACATTTGGCTACAATTGTGAAGAAACATGTGGGACGAACTGCTACAGCTGCAACAAAACAACAGGTGTATGTGACTTCGGGTGTAAACCGGGATGGAGGGGGCAATACTGTGAAATGG AATGCATAGCGGGGTACTTTGGAGAGAACTGCAGTAGCACTTGTGGACATTGTTTGAACAGCAATAACAACTCTACGTGTCACCCTGTCAATGGATCCTGTAGTGAGGGATGTGAACCAGGGTATAGGGAGCCAACCTGTACAAAAC AATGTGAAAAAGGAACGTATGGAATGAAATGTTCCAAGACATGTGGCCATTGCTCCGCTGGAACCATTTGTTCTCCTCTTAACGGAACCTGTTTAACTGGGTGTAGTTCAGGGTATCTTGGCGATCTGTGCGATAAAG CCTGCGAATATGGTACGTTTGGGGAGAACTGTCGTGAAAAATGCAACAACACATGTGTAGGGTGTAACAATGTAAATGGTCTGTGTGAGACAGGGTGTACAAGTGGATGGACTGGAGATTACTGTCAaaacg CAATAAAAGTCGGACCAACAACAGAAGATGTTCCAGTATCTCTCGTAATTGGACCTATTATTGTTGTCCTTGTCATCGGCATATCAATACTTGTAATATTCAtggttttaaaaagaagaag AACCCAGAAAACCAGTCGGGATAAGAGCGTCATTGATCCAAGAG agGGTGATAAACCTGAGTTTGAAAACATAGAGATGACAATTGGAACAAACCGGGGAAATAACAAAAGTCAACCTGGAGTTTTAAAGGCTGAGACGAATACCAACGAGAAAATGGAAAACATTCAAGATGCCGGTGCTGATATCTATGCTAATGAAGATACAATTAAAGACATCCGGTTGGATGAACTAGAGTCGGTCATAGCAGATAAACAACAGAATGACAATGAAGGGTTTAAATTGGAATACCGA GCCCTTCCCTCAGGAGAAACGCGCCAATGTGATGTTGGAAAGAAACCAGAGAACAAAACGAGGAATAGATTCAAGACGACATTTCCAT aCGACCACTCTCGCGTCATATTGACCATGCAACACGAGGGAGCATCGGACTACATAAATGCTAACTATATAGAC GGACCAGACCGACCGAAACAATACATTGCAGCTCAAG gGCCGAAGAAGAATACTGTCGTTGATTTTTGGAGAATGATCTGGCAGGAAGAGGTCACGTCTGTCATTATGCTGACCAACCTAAAGGAAGGTGACAAG ATCAAATGCACTCAATATTGGCCAGATGTAAACAGACTGTCAGATTATGGACCAGTTTCTGTAAAACTAATTGGAGAAAAAGAATATGCGTTTTACATAGAAAGAATATTATCCGTACGCTATAAAGAA TTACAGAAGATTCGTGTGGTGACACAGTATCACTACACTTCATGGCCTGACCATGGGGTGCCAGAACCATTGTGCTTGCTTATATTTCACCATCACGTGATCAGCAGGACAACCAATGACAAGAAAGTACCGATTGTCGTGCATTGCAG TGCAGGGGTAGGAAGAACAGGCACCTATATTGCGTTGGATGCTCTGTATCACATTGGTAAACAAGCAGGAAAAGTGAACGTCGCATACTTTGTCAAGAACATGAGAGGAAACAGAATGACGATGGTCCAAACAATT gAGCAATACATCATGCTATATTTAGCCTTGAAGAAATCGTTTGAAGCGCCGATTGAGATCAAAAGCCTCTCTGATTTTTGCAGTATGACTGAGAGAGCAATGAAAGACATCCCTGCAAATCAAAATCCAATTAAAGAGGAGTTTCAA CAACTTCTCAAAGTCCGGCCAAATTATACGGATGCAGATTATAAAATGGCCAAAGAAGGTCTTCAGAACATACAGATAGACACAGTCTTACCAC TTGACAAGTACAGTCTGTATCTCTCGTCCTCGGTTCCAAATCGTGGCAACTTCATCAACGCGATTAATGTGTCG TCATATACCAATCCTAAGCGGTTTATTGTGACAAAATACCCGAGAAGAGATGACGCTGTGGACTTCCTGCGCCTGCTTAACGATCACGAGTCTCTTACAGTGGTTTGCATGGATCCAGTCTATGAAATTGATTCG gtTCAGAGTTGGTTGCCTGACATATCCGCATCCAAGGTGGTACCACCCTTCACCGTCCATTGTCAGTCAATATCCGAGACTGAGATCACACGTCACGTCATCTTAATTATTCATAATGAC GGCGAGACACATTCCGTGACGGTCATATCCCCATCTACAAGACTCACCTCTGTTGATACATCTCAGCTTCGTAGATTGGTGTCAGAGGTACTTAATTCCAGTGCAAAAAATCCCATTACAGTTGTAAGCAG TGATGGGGCTATTCTGTGCGGTGTCTTCATCGCTGTCCACAATGCCGTACAACAGATTCAGCTTGATGACGGAGTTGATGTATTCACTGCAGTCAGACAATTACAAGTGCGACGCCCAGAGTTATGTTCCACATTT GAAGAATACAATATGGTACACAAAACCGTTACGGACCACATCCAAAGTACTTCGGAGAGCATATATTCAAATCAGTGA